A segment of the Candidatus Eisenbacteria bacterium genome:
AGGGAATCGCTTCGCGATCTCGATCGCGGCCGCGCGATCGGCGACGCGCACGAGGCTGTAGCCGCCGACCGCCTCTTTCGTCTCGGCGAACGGCCCATCGGTGACGGCGAGCTTGCCGGCCCGCGTCTCGAGCCGCACCGGCGGCGGCATGTCGGCGAGGTGGGCGGTCTCGAACTGCGTGCCGTCTTCGACGAGCCCCGTCCCGAACTCGATCATCTCGCGTCCCATCGCGGTCTCGTGGACGAAGCCGGGCTCGAGGCGGAACACGAGCAGGAAGGGCTTGCCCTTCTCGGTGTCGCGGAACGCGTAGCGCCCGGCGATCGCGTGCACGTCGACGGGCCCCCGGTCCACGTGCGGGATGCGCCGCGCCAGCGCGAGCGCCTCGTCCCGGTCCGCCGCCTCGACGATCCAGACGCCGGCGACCTGCTCCTTCGCCTCCGCGAAGGGCCCGTCCGTGACGAGAGCGCGGGCGTCCCGCACGCGTGCCGTCGCCGCGTCGGAGGCGCCGGCGAGAGGGAAACCGCGTCGCAACTTCTTCTGGCGCACGAGCTCCTGGGCACACGCTCCCATCGCCGCCATGCCCTCGGGCGTGGGCGGCGGGGTCCCCTCGCGTTCCTGGAACAGCAGCATGAATTCCACGGCGGCCTCCCTTCGACGTTTCATACCCTAGTCGAACGAGGCCGTGCCGAATCGACAGCGACCTCGTGGGAGGTCGGGAGCTTCAGAGGT
Coding sequences within it:
- a CDS encoding YciI family protein, which produces MLLFQEREGTPPPTPEGMAAMGACAQELVRQKKLRRGFPLAGASDAATARVRDARALVTDGPFAEAKEQVAGVWIVEAADRDEALALARRIPHVDRGPVDVHAIAGRYAFRDTEKGKPFLLVFRLEPGFVHETAMGREMIEFGTGLVEDGTQFETAHLADMPPPVRLETRAGKLAVTDGPFAETKEAVGGYSLVRVADRAAAIEIAKRFPHAKWGPVEVREVLFFDRV